In Oreochromis aureus strain Israel breed Guangdong linkage group 9, ZZ_aureus, whole genome shotgun sequence, the genomic window CTGGTTATCTGTCCCTGGCTCTCTGTACATGTAAGCTGGCCTCATAATGGTGGGAGCAACTGTGAGTGGACCTTGCTGCTGAGATGCAGGAAGACAAGATCCCGGGAAGGTGTTGTTAACAAACCACCCAGTCTCTGCTGCTGGCCAAGGCAGGACAGGTGTTCCAGTGGGcaaaagaggaggaggtggagggttGGGTGTTTGCCCAAACATTACATTGTCAAAAGTGCAAGGCACGTTATGTTCCAGATCTTCCCTGTTGTCCATTTTCGTGCTGTTTGGGTCTGAACTCATCCAGAAGAATGTCGAACCGATTCTGTCTGGGCTCCTGTGGCACAAAAAGGAAGGTTTGATCCTCTTAGACTGGGACTGACATCTTATATAATACAGAACTAAACAAAGGACAAGTACTATGAGGGAACAAGGTGTAACTTATCAGTGAAAAAACTGGTACGTCACACTTGAAAATatgatatttattttacaaagaagttaaaaaaaaacatttaaagtgctGCATTTGCAAACTAATTGAAACCAAACTCAAAACTATGAAaaatcaaaagtaattaataccCCAAACTATGAATTCTGTTAGCTCAAGACTTTactgcatttatattttaattgttCAAATGCAGAAATTCCTGTGATAAACTAGTACAATATGATGAATTGTTAGAGATTAAAGCATCCCAAAATTTGATTAATCTGTACCAACAGTGTGTGTTGTGTGAAGGAAGTTACAGCTTAAAGATTTATTCAAATATTTCAGATATATTTGAAAGTACATTTTGCCACTgcaatttttctttcttgtttcttgaTTCTTGTGTTTTTACATGATGTGAATTTCCTGGTTCACTACTCCATCACACAACATTGAAGGACAAATTGTGGGGTTGAAAGAGTTAAGTGTATTATTTAGATGTTCCATGAAATCAACCAAAATGACCTTTAAATATCTCTGTAAGTACTCACCAATGATATTCAGTGATGGTTCAGTTCTATGTTATAAAATCCAGTTTAAAAGTGAAGTTTCAAGATTTTCTTCCGCTGCTCTGAAGAGTATGTGTTCACTCAGTGACGTTTAAAGGTGAAGAAAATGTTGCCTAAAGACTGTTGTTATGTGTCAGGTTCTATAAGAATGTTACCATTGAACTCCATTGTGTTGCCAGGTAACATAAACATTCCCTTGCACGCCTGTTTATTTCCAGCATCTCTTCATCAACAGTCATCATCATGGCTGGATCAACCACCTCAGGGAGCCCGGGGCAGAACTTTTTTCTTGGGCCCCCACTGAGCCCACAGTGCAGGTCAGGGTCCCTATTCCCTTAGTAACTAAATCATAAGTACAGACACAAAACAATCCACAGAAAGgttcatgtttgtctctgttttgAGCTTGTGGgttgaatgtatttaatatttctgATACAATTTGCAATAAAATCCTTCAGTTATTGAAGAAAACAACTGTCAGTTGTTGCTTTACTGTTCTTTTATAAAGTCCTACAGTTGCTatacacatcaaacacataatgATACTTAATTAATCAAACCTTACAAGAAATAACATCtaaagaaaaagtagttaaaTTGGATTATGACTCAAATTATGGAGCGCATAAAGTCGCAGCTATTTTACACATACAGCCTGCTACAGCTTTCAATAAAAAGAGTAAACATGCTTGTTTAGAAGTGTTTCAGAAGAGCCCTACAGTACCCTATGAacattttctaatattttattttatccagTTGTTTGAACTGACAGGACTCACTGCCTTCTTGGAGCTGTAGCTtgctcatgtttttgtgttttttgcgtCTTGTAGCTTgtaaattattctttttttaaattgatacttttttgtgtttgtcaggtttcctcttttattattttcaaattgtttaaaaatgtgtcagTGTCCAATTACAGTTAACTGTATGAATATAATAATGTACGTCTACCTGAGAGTTTTTGGTTGAGTGCAGAATATGTACATGCATGCCTTTTCTAATCTGCTGAATACTTTCATTACAATATTTACCATagaggagaggtgaaatgtGTGCCCCTAATCCTCCATATTTAACCTCAAATTTGAGACTTTTTGTTATGTGGATTAGTTTTCATATCTCAAAGGGAAGCAGGTCAGCACAGAATGTCTGCTCAAACATATTTATATCCAACTAACATGTGTAATACAAGTATGCattcacatattcacacacagaaatacagaagaTATTTGCAGCAGAAACTACAGATGCACTTCTGAAAGAGTGCGTGCACGTGACagctaatttaatgtttaaaaaaaaaaaagcaaacagaaaacatttaaagctgaccTCATGAGGGGCCTACAGAGTCTCTTTTTGATGCCTACCTCGGGGTCTAAAGGTATTTTGTAAGTGTCCATAATCCTCCATATTTAACCTTAAATTTGAGACTTTTTGTTATGtggatttattgttttatttccaaAAGGGAAGCAGGTCAGCACAGAATGTCTGCTCAAACATATTTATATCCAACTAACATGTGTAATACAAGTATGTATTCACATATTCACAAACtatgaaaatgtcaacagtgatTCCTGTGTTCAACCCAAATAAAACTTCCTCCGTCACAGGTCCTCGGCTTTACTGAGGTTGAAAAACCAAAGCTGGCAGAAGAGAAaccgacacaaacacagtcagaaaCGTCATCGTTAATAGTTTTCAGAAATTCTTTTTACCAGATAAAATCAAGGACTTGCTAAGCCAGGATGCAGTGGATAGCCTGACGAAGCTGGTTGTCGTGAATGCCATTTACTTCAAGGGCAGCTGGAACACGCAGTTTAAGGAGGAGATGACTGCTGATGCGCAGTTTTGACTGAACAAGGTAACAATGCAGAAAGGCAGCATAGGATGGTGCAGTTATACtttgtaaatggactgattcttatatagcgcttttctactctcccggagtactcagtgctctatacaacatggctcattcacccattcacttcTAAACGCAAGTGCAAACTAAtctacattcacactccaatgaatagggcaatttggggttagtatcttgcccaagataCTTGGGGATACTTGGGGACTCTTGCTgactggggaagccaaggatcgaaccaccaaccttccgatcagtagctaATCTGCTTTACCACcagagccacagccacccctgtTGATCTGTAATACTACAAACAAGTTGTGGATTTTGCTGAATGAGAACATAAAGCCTGGAGCTCTGAGGGGATAATATCGTGCTTTTAGGACGATCCCTTTCCAACTTTATGCAGTTATGCAAGGCTATGAATCTGGGTTCTATCCTTTAACTTAAGGGGTGTCAGCATTTCTTTCGAGGTAGAAAAACAGAGATACTGCTGAAAATGCACTTCTTTTTCATATATTATGTTATCTCAGAGATTAAATGTGTTGTTAAAACTCTTTACACTTGCAGAAAGGTCAGTCTTACTGGCCCACTTAATActaaagtgggctgtatgtggcccatgaTGTAAAAGAGGTTTGATGTCACTACTCTACATATATATTAAGTTTATGAGCTGAGAAAACGACACCACCTGGAGGAGTCAAGCACAATGTCTATTATGTCTGTTAAAAACGCCCATCAGCACAAGTTCTCTCAACAGTTGTGGTTAATACTGTaccacacacataaaacacacataatGTCATAGtttgaaacattttatttgactGCAAAGACAACATAGTCAATTGGTTAAAAACAGAAGTTGCATAAACCGTTTATTATTCATGTAATATCCGATAAATTCTCAAATAAATCTAAAACAACAGCACATCACAAACTTCGCTAACAAGAACAAATTGTGTTGTGACGTGTGCTCTACATCCAAATCCACTCAATGGCTGGAATAAAACCATGACACAGAAATTTTTGAGATAATTTGGAGAGAAGgactaaacacaaaaacatttctcttGTCTCCTCTTGTTTTCAGAACGACACTAAGCCGGTGAAGATGATGCACCAGAAAAGTAAATTTCCTTTTGCGACCATTCCTGAGGCCAACTGCAAGGTAACATCCATCACTTTCAGCTTATTACAGGATTTCACCAGCATGATCCAAAAGACCTAAACTTTTatgactgtttttcttttacaaatatCAGCCTATATTTCTAGATTAGGAAGTCACATCATCTTTGATggagtaataaataaaaacacaatgttTCTGGACAGAGTCTAGAGATGCCCTATAAAGGAAATGACCTCAGCATGCTCATATTCCTGCCTAATGACATAGAAGATGATACCACAGGCTTGGAAAGGTAAGATGCACTTACCAGCGCTAtgagcactatacaaatacaggccatttaccatttaccagtACTTTAAGGAAATGGCCAATTTCAATCATACAAGCCAGTGACAATGTATCCGCACAGCTGGAGAAGGAGCTGACCTATCAGAATTTTTATGGACTGGACTCGCCCAGACATGATGAGCCCCAACGAGGTTGATGTCAAGCTCCCTCGATTCAAGATGGAGGAGAAGTATGACTTGGAGAAAATCCTGACCAATGGAGTCAATTCACACATTAATAAGGTCACTcggtctgcatattttcaattgcgcaacattaatcgtctccgtccttttctcaccccacatgccactgccattcttgtccacagccttgttacttcccggattgattattgtaattcacttcttttggtcttactcaaaaatccatccataagcttcaacgcatccagaattctgctgcccgtatcatcaccaggaccccttctGTCCATCACATCACTCCtgttctgcagcagcttcattggctcccggtcaagtatcgtatcaatttcaaaatactcttgtacgcatttaaagctattcatcatctctctctccaTATCTCTCTGATCTGGTTAACACCACCGCCCCATCTCgttgtctcagatcttcttcttcctttcactctccgtcccctccccgtcttgtcaccatggggagcaggactttcagctgctctgctccacgactctggaattccctacctcctgatttaagaaatatctcttccttctctctctttaactcccaactcaaaacccacttgttcaaaatagcttatcccacataacctctccactttgctattttaaatttgtttatgttttatgattgtgtaaactctttgcttttatgttgctttttactctactgtgtacagcgaccttgagtgttttgaaaggcgctttcaaataaatgtattattattattattatgtattattattattattattattattattatcatcaagTGGAAAAGAAGCGAATCTCAGTTTCTCTAAGTCCAGGTGGGAAGGCTCGCCATCTATTTCACCGGAGGAATCCACCTCAGGAACAATTCagcatacaaaaaaaaccctgacctGTCAACAGACTGGGCCAgaagagcaattcaaattcagacAGCCTGCCCAACCAATCGAAATGCACAGGTCCCAGTACGCTTTGGCCAATGGGAAAGCAGCCTGCCGCTGTATGTCCCACCCACCTGCTCTGTTTTCACTGCTACGTGTGTGTAGTCGCGTGCTGGCAGGAGAAAAGAGAGCTGCGCTGCAAAACTTTGAACCCTGAGAAACTGAAATTTTGAGCTGGAAAAAGTATTAGATATAAGTTGCTACCAACTGTGCTGCACATAAGTTCACTGGTTATCAGCTGCCTTTCATGTTAAAAGTAGCCAGAGTGAGTAAACAGGCGAATGCTGCAGTTTTCTGGCGACTTTAGAAAGTACCTGGTGGAGCTAAACTGTTAGCCTTCATTAGCTCTAGTTGTTATCAACTGCCTGAAAGTTCATCTCAATCTGCTCCCAGAAGTAAGGTAACACTTGAAGCGCAacttatgtttatttttcttcacgTCGTATTACtgtcattaaagaaaaaaaacccataccCTGTTACGTTATTTAGAGCCCTGCATGTTCCGACCGAGAGACACCATACCATTGTCTTCGGCCGTGATGCACTGACATCGGTGAGCACATATTGGATGCCTCAGTTTAAGTCTGTTTTGCACTTTATTGTTCAGTAACTGAATTTATCTGAATTGTTTGATTAATAATTGTTGCATATGCAATACCTTTACTTAGTTTGGTTATAAGTTGTAATGTTTTCATATTCTATTTGAAGAAtacagactgtacaatcagaactgctcccaacaatcatagatgtttacatctgcgctgtaactgcaataagttaatcaaccgattagcactacaacctggtttgcctcttatctgtagttatttatatttaatttaataactgtacagtactctgtttatagtaaccattgtccttaatgtaaatatgtaagaaaaattgtgtatgtttctgttctgtgtcctgtgtactgtttgtttgtatatgtgtctttctggctgctgttacaaccaaatttcccttgtgggacaattaaaggattattctattctattctattctattctattctaagaaGTGTTTTGCAATGTACAAATAAGAATATTGACAATATATTGCAGTAATGCATAGTTTGTGTAAgagagatgttttatttttgcaaatttgagtattttaattgtaaattgATGTCGAATATGATGTCAACAAAATTCTAAGTTGAGAATTATAGCTAGAACAGCATAATTAATATTTGAATTGCTCTTCTGACCCTGTCTGTTgacaggtcaggtttttttgtaTGCTGAATTGTTCCTGAGGTGGATTCCTCCGGTGAAATAGATGGCGAGCCTTCCCACCTGGACTTAGAGACTGAGATTCGCTTCTTTTCCACTAGATGATCTGCTGTACCTTGCGGTGTGGTAGGACTGTATCACTGACACTTTCACACACAGCTGGTTATACATGAGACCACTGACTGACATTCTCTCACCCCTATTTTCTTTCACACCCTGGGAATTTTTGGGACTATACCCTTGGACATTTTTATTTGGGACTTTGTTCTACACAACAACTTATTATTCATTCTCCACATGTGAAAAGTGTGAGATTTTCATTTGAATGTACATTGGAGTTGTGTAATCTGTTTCTATAAAAGTTAAGGAGTCAGGTTACTAGGGTGCACCCAGCATTGAAACCCGAGCATTGAAACCCAACATTGAAAACCAAAAGTAACACTTGGccaagtcattgttttagtggtttatgtgttttacttttctttcattttgtaaGTTTCCTTTATACCATTGTAAAGTGTCTTTAACCTGTGCTTGTCAAACTTATGGTTTATTTCACTAAAGTCGTCTGGTTCTTTTGAGGTACATTCTTGTCTCTGTGTCTCATTTAAACACACCCTGTGCTCCTATAGTCGAACCTATTGGCCCATTGATATATTCTTTTCAACAATTCCCCTTACTGTGTTacattattaaaacaaaaagtgccttgctgttttattatttcagtGTCCCACAGTAGCACATTTCCTGCTAGGAAAACGTCAGAAGTCACATCATTTCTGTAAATTGGAAAGTAACTGTAATATATCAAGTCACCTCTGTCTCTTGTTACCaggactttttaaaatgaatggtTTTCAGACATCTGCACAAATACAAATGGTACAACATGGAAAGTGGCACTACACAAGAGTTTAGGTTTGAGCTCAATGTGCGATGATCCTTTCAGCCATGACATTTCTGACATGGGAAACCAGGGAATTTGATTAGAAAATGGTAAAggatttccttttcagtcagaAACTGGATTTGTGTAACATAGTGGTGAAAAAAACCCTAAAGAAACCAGCATATGATCAGTCAATATATTGCATTTAATACAAACATCCTTCGTGTATCTTTTGAATACAGAACAGATCATTTCTGATATCTATGAGTAAACCCAATGAGCACGTGTCCCAAAAGGCCccacagtgtttttatttggCTTTTCCCTGACAGTTAGTGGACACTGACAGATGTGTGCTGAATAtgaaaggaaacaaaagaaCTAAAAAGGTTTGCAGTGTTAAAACATAAACTACATGAAGGTTATTTCATCCTGCTGTAACTTATGACagaagcatcttttttttttttttttttatttatttacacaaagAGAGATGTTGAAATAACAGGAGTAACAGTTTAATTCAGTTGGAATCAGCCCAATAGTCTATAGTGAAATCATATTTTTCATAAGTTCGCAAAAGATGGGGGTGTTGACTGCAATTCAGTGAATGCAACAGGGAGGACGCCAATCTGGATGGAGGGAATCAGCAGGACAGATGAGATTTCGTTTAGGAGTCGAGTAGTTGTGTGAATCAGGAGAGGAGAGCACATTAGCCTGCTGAGAGACGGGAGGTAGTCAAGCACTGACCACATGTCTTCTTGAATTTCAGCAAAACAGATGGGCTCATCTCTGTCTTGAAATAAATCAACTTGGGGTCGAACTGATGCAGTTTGAGAGGCATCTACAGGAGAAGCAGGCGTGGGTGAGGGCTGTTGAGACTGTGCAGTGATGGGGAGGGGGTCAAGCGCTTCCAGCATTGACAGCagttcttcctctctgtctgtgaCAAAGGCCTCCTCTGTCTGGAACTGAAGGGGTGCAACAGGGGAGTCCAATGAGGTGTCCTCAGGGAAATTCATGTGAGAGGCAGGGGAGACCTGATTTTCTTGACAGAGAGGTGTATAGGGTGATGCCTGTGTGTTTGGCAGTTGCACACACACTGGCTGCTGGCGAGGCAGGCTGCTATCATCTGGCTTTGTCTGTGGCAGCTCATGTGGCTCTGTCAGAAAtgaatgagaagaagaagatggctGTGACTCAGTTGGCCTCATACGCAAGTGGTTGGCTTGttgagcttcttcttcttcttcatgtacACATGCAGATtctgcaacacaaacaaaaatacattaagtcttcttttttttcaacacaTTTTTGTCTCGTTTTCATTACATTTCTTATGTAAAATGCTGTGATACCAAGAAATCTTCTTTCACCTTTTCTAAGTCGgattctcttcctctttttgccctgaaaacaaacacagtagAATTTTCATTAGCTGATACAAACTCTGTGCAGTGACTGTTTCATCATTCAGTGCAGTGATGCACACATGTATGAACTGCATGTTGGCACTTTGGACATACATAGTTTTCTTTGGTCGACCAGGCTGGATGCTCTTTGGCATGATTCCGTCTTTCTGTTTCAGCCTGGTCGAAATATCTGGCTTTCTGGTCGTTTGAAAGCGACTTCCACTGTGGACAGAAGACCATAAGAACACACTGTGAGCACTGCTACTACACATAACTACAGGACAGCTGGGACACATGCAAAAACATGAGCAGACAACATTAACAGATGCATAAATGTATGCAGAGTTACACACTTACCCTCTGTCCCACCACTGCATTTACGGCTGCACTTCCAGGGATATTGAGTTCAGCAGTGACCTTTGGCCTCTGCTCTTTGAGATAGAGCATGAAGGCATTTGGCGGCTTCTTGACGTATGGCCGATCTTCATCCTGCTGGGCTCGGCACTTTCTTTTTCTAcaggaataaaacacagagtaaGAGCACATGTTACCACTGTGTACAACTGTGAGGAAAGCAGTTCAAAAACATGAGACAAGCTGTAAAACCGAATGAAATCAGGCACCATTAATGGATAATTACAATAATTCCTGCAGACATCTGCAAAGAAATGACAGAAACTTGTAGATcagtgaacaaaagcagcagaGCAAACTTACTTTGGAGCGGAGGTGTTAGGTGGAGGAGCAGGAGTGGCATAATCATACATCGGTACACCGTTCCTACACAAATGAAGGGAGACAGATATGAGATAACAGAAAGAAGTTATGAATATAGAGATGTTCAGCAGCTGTGTTCActggagtgtttgtgtgttttacgtACAGTACTCCAACAGGACGCAGGTTCTGGAGCACGTTATCGGGAATTGTGAGCACATTAGTcttgaaacacacaaaacacacaacaggTGATGAGACAAGCTGCAACACTATCATCTATCCACTAGGTGGAAGAATTGATCAGTAGAAAGAGGAGATGTGCTTAAAACCACATTCATACATAGATTGACTGAGTTACTCTT contains:
- the LOC120442056 gene encoding transcription factor 7-like 1 gives rise to the protein MSSDPNSTKMDNREDLEHNVPCTFDNVMFGQTPNPPPPPLLPTGTPVLPWPAAETGWFVNNTFPGSCLPASQQQGPLTVAPTIMRPAYMYREPGTDNQGQLRQPETNVLTIPDNVLQNLRPVGVLNGVPMYDYATPAPPPNTSAPKKRKCRAQQDEDRPYVKKPPNAFMLYLKEQRPKVTAELNIPGSAAVNAVVGQRWKSLSNDQKARYFDQAETERRNHAKEHPAWSTKENYGKKRKRIRLRKESACVHEEEEEAQQANHLRMRPTESQPSSSSHSFLTEPHELPQTKPDDSSLPRQQPVCVQLPNTQASPYTPLCQENQVSPASHMNFPEDTSLDSPVAPLQFQTEEAFVTDREEELLSMLEALDPLPITAQSQQPSPTPASPVDASQTASVRPQVDLFQDRDEPICFAEIQEDMWSVLDYLPSLSRLMCSPLLIHTTTRLLNEISSVLLIPSIQIGVLPVAFTELQSTPPSFANL